One part of the Desulfonema ishimotonii genome encodes these proteins:
- the rpsQ gene encoding 30S ribosomal protein S17 → MKKRAMRRQLIGTIVSNKMDKTVIVLVERLVKHRFYHKYVKKRAKFAAHDENNSCQIGDRVMITESRPLSKTKKWRVSEIVVKAV, encoded by the coding sequence ATGAAAAAGCGAGCAATGAGACGGCAGTTGATCGGAACAATTGTAAGCAATAAGATGGACAAGACTGTGATTGTTCTGGTTGAACGGTTGGTAAAGCACCGATTTTATCACAAATACGTGAAGAAACGTGCCAAATTTGCAGCCCACGACGAAAATAACAGTTGCCAGATCGGGGACAGAGTTATGATTACCGAATCCCGGCCTCTGAGCAAGACCAAAAAATGGCGCGTCAGTGAGATTGTCGTAAAGGCTGTTTGA
- the rplX gene encoding 50S ribosomal protein L24 — MMKEKRHIKKDDKVKIIAGKDKGKIGKVLKVISKKNRVLVENINLVKHHTKPNAQNRQGGIIESEAPIHWSNVMLMCNKCMSSSRIKMRHLEDGRNVRVCAKCDEIIDA; from the coding sequence ATGATGAAGGAAAAGAGGCATATCAAAAAGGACGATAAGGTCAAGATCATTGCCGGTAAGGACAAGGGCAAAATCGGCAAAGTGCTGAAGGTGATCAGCAAAAAAAACCGGGTTCTTGTCGAGAATATCAACCTTGTAAAGCACCACACAAAACCGAATGCCCAGAACCGGCAGGGCGGGATCATTGAAAGCGAAGCACCGATCCACTGGTCCAATGTCATGCTGATGTGCAACAAGTGTATGTCGTCGTCACGGATAAAGATGCGGCACCTGGAAGACGGCAGAAATGTTCGCGTCTGTGCAAAGTGTGATGAAATCATAGATGCATAG
- the rplB gene encoding 50S ribosomal protein L2 — translation MAIKKTKPTSPGRRFQEFSDYQEITRSTPEKSLLKVMKKSGGRNANGRITSRHRGGGHRRHYRVIDFKRNKIGIPAKVATVEYDPNRSARIALLHYADGEKRYILAPVGLSVGDTVLSGPDADIKPGNTLPLKSIPLGTHIHNIELRVGKGGQIVRSAGTFAQLMAKEDRYAQVKLPSGEVRLVLMTCQATIGQVGNVMHENIALGKAGRKRWLGRRPKVRGVAMNPVDHPMGGGEGRSSGGRHPCTPWGVPTKGYRTRKNKTTDRYIVKRRTKR, via the coding sequence ATGGCAATTAAGAAGACAAAACCGACATCTCCCGGACGCAGATTTCAAGAGTTCTCGGACTATCAGGAGATTACCCGCTCGACGCCTGAGAAGAGTCTGCTGAAGGTGATGAAGAAGAGCGGCGGCCGGAACGCCAATGGCCGGATTACGAGCAGGCACCGGGGCGGCGGACACAGACGCCATTACCGCGTGATTGATTTCAAGCGGAATAAAATTGGCATTCCCGCAAAGGTTGCGACAGTTGAATATGACCCGAATCGCAGCGCCCGGATTGCACTGCTCCACTATGCGGACGGTGAAAAGCGCTATATTCTGGCACCGGTGGGTCTGTCGGTCGGTGATACGGTCCTGTCCGGTCCTGATGCGGATATCAAACCCGGCAACACGCTGCCGCTGAAGAGTATCCCCCTGGGAACACACATTCATAACATCGAGCTGCGTGTGGGCAAGGGCGGACAGATCGTCAGAAGTGCGGGGACGTTCGCTCAGTTGATGGCAAAGGAAGATCGGTACGCACAGGTAAAGCTGCCGTCCGGTGAGGTCCGGCTGGTGCTGATGACCTGTCAGGCCACCATCGGCCAGGTCGGGAATGTGATGCACGAAAATATCGCTTTGGGAAAAGCCGGCCGCAAACGCTGGCTGGGCAGACGGCCCAAAGTCCGGGGCGTTGCCATGAACCCGGTCGACCATCCCATGGGCGGCGGCGAGGGACGCTCTTCGGGCGGTCGGCATCCGTGTACTCCGTGGGGCGTGCCCACCAAGGGATACCGGACCCGTAAAAACAAGACAACCGATCGCTATATCGTCAAAAGACGTACAAAGAGATAA
- the tuf gene encoding elongation factor Tu, with the protein MAKEKFERTKPHVNVGTIGHIDHGKTTLTAAITKMAGLKGDADFVPFDQIDKAPEEKERGITIATAHVEYETETRHYAHVDCPGHADYIKNMITGAAQMDGAILVVGADDGPMPQTREHILLARQVGVPRIVVFLNKCDMVDDEELIELVELELRELLDKYEFPGDDTPIIQGSALKALESDDPDSEEAKCIFALLDAVDSFIPEPERDVDKPFLMPIEDVFSISGRGTVVTGRVERGIIKVGSEVEIVGIRPTAKTVCTGVEMFRKLLDQGQAGDNVGLLLRGTKREEVERGQVVAVPGSINPHTKFEAEVYILSKEEGGRHTPFFNGYRPQFYFRTTDVTGVVTLPEGVEMVMPGDNVKVSAELITPIAMEKELRFAVREGGRTVGAGVVSEIIE; encoded by the coding sequence ATGGCAAAGGAGAAGTTTGAGCGGACGAAGCCGCATGTGAACGTAGGAACAATCGGCCACATTGACCACGGCAAGACGACGCTGACGGCGGCGATCACGAAGATGGCCGGGCTGAAGGGCGACGCGGATTTTGTGCCGTTCGACCAGATCGACAAGGCGCCCGAGGAGAAGGAACGCGGCATCACGATTGCGACAGCGCATGTGGAGTATGAGACGGAGACCCGTCACTACGCGCATGTGGACTGCCCCGGCCACGCGGACTACATCAAGAACATGATCACGGGCGCGGCCCAGATGGACGGCGCGATCCTGGTGGTGGGCGCCGATGACGGCCCGATGCCCCAGACCCGTGAGCACATCCTGCTTGCGCGTCAGGTGGGTGTTCCGCGGATTGTGGTATTTCTGAACAAATGTGACATGGTGGACGACGAGGAGCTGATCGAGCTGGTGGAGCTGGAGCTTCGTGAGCTTCTGGACAAATATGAGTTCCCCGGCGATGACACCCCGATTATCCAGGGCAGTGCGCTGAAGGCGCTGGAGAGCGACGACCCGGACAGCGAGGAGGCCAAGTGTATCTTCGCGCTTCTGGACGCGGTGGACAGCTTCATCCCGGAGCCCGAGCGTGATGTTGACAAGCCGTTCCTGATGCCCATCGAGGACGTGTTCAGCATCTCCGGCCGGGGTACGGTTGTCACGGGGCGTGTCGAGCGGGGGATCATCAAAGTCGGCTCCGAGGTGGAGATCGTGGGCATCCGCCCGACGGCAAAGACGGTCTGCACGGGCGTTGAGATGTTCCGCAAGCTGCTGGACCAGGGCCAGGCCGGCGACAACGTCGGACTGCTGCTGCGGGGCACGAAACGGGAGGAAGTGGAGCGCGGCCAGGTCGTGGCGGTGCCGGGAAGCATCAATCCCCACACCAAGTTTGAGGCCGAGGTCTATATCCTGAGCAAGGAGGAAGGCGGACGTCATACGCCGTTTTTCAACGGATACCGTCCCCAGTTTTACTTCCGTACCACCGATGTGACCGGTGTGGTGACGCTGCCCGAGGGGGTGGAGATGGTGATGCCCGGTGACAACGTCAAGGTGTCGGCAGAGCTGATTACGCCCATCGCAATGGAAAAGGAACTGCGCTTTGCTGTCCGCGAGGGCGGCCGGACCGTCGGCGCAGGCGTTGTCAGTGAGATCATTGAATAA
- the rplV gene encoding 50S ribosomal protein L22, producing the protein MEVKAVLRYARISPQKVRKVIGAVKGQPVERGLNMLKFMPQKGAGILEKIVRSAVANAEQMDIDVDSLAIRNIVADQGPTLKRFKARARGRGTRILKRTSHITVTLAEDLA; encoded by the coding sequence ATGGAGGTCAAAGCTGTATTAAGATATGCGCGCATTTCTCCGCAGAAGGTCCGCAAGGTGATCGGCGCTGTTAAAGGGCAGCCGGTCGAACGCGGGCTCAATATGCTCAAATTTATGCCGCAGAAGGGTGCGGGCATTCTTGAAAAAATTGTTCGTTCGGCTGTTGCAAATGCGGAACAGATGGATATTGATGTGGATTCACTGGCCATCCGGAATATTGTCGCAGACCAGGGCCCCACGTTGAAACGCTTTAAGGCCCGGGCGCGCGGAAGAGGCACACGGATCTTAAAAAGGACCAGTCATATTACGGTTACATTAGCTGAGGATTTGGCGTAA
- the rplC gene encoding 50S ribosomal protein L3, producing MCKGLIGKKLGMTAVFAPDGKQIPVTVVQVGPCVVTQIKTTATDGYNALQLGFGEKKASRINKPVKGHLEKSGASLGLLKEVAVDDPEAYSVGQAISTDIFVAGERVDVTGTTKGRGFSGVMKRHGFGGGRKTHGSKSHRIPGSIGCSAWPSRVIRGKKMPGHYGDSKKTIKNLEIVDVRPDENLILLRGAVPGATSGVLTIKKR from the coding sequence ATGTGTAAAGGACTGATAGGAAAAAAACTGGGGATGACCGCCGTCTTTGCGCCGGATGGAAAACAGATTCCGGTGACGGTGGTTCAGGTCGGACCCTGTGTGGTGACCCAGATCAAGACAACGGCAACGGACGGGTACAACGCCCTTCAGCTGGGATTCGGTGAGAAAAAGGCATCCCGGATCAATAAACCCGTGAAGGGACATCTGGAAAAGAGCGGCGCGAGCCTGGGCCTGCTGAAGGAGGTCGCTGTGGACGATCCGGAGGCATACAGTGTCGGTCAGGCCATCAGTACGGATATTTTTGTCGCCGGGGAGCGCGTGGACGTTACCGGTACGACAAAGGGGCGCGGGTTTTCCGGCGTCATGAAGCGCCACGGGTTTGGCGGCGGCAGGAAGACGCACGGCAGCAAAAGCCATCGGATTCCCGGATCAATCGGGTGCAGTGCCTGGCCCTCCAGGGTCATCAGGGGCAAGAAGATGCCCGGCCACTACGGCGATTCCAAGAAGACGATCAAGAATCTTGAGATCGTTGATGTCCGACCGGATGAAAATCTGATTTTGCTCAGAGGCGCAGTGCCGGGAGCCACATCCGGGGTGCTTACAATTAAGAAAAGATAA
- the rplE gene encoding 50S ribosomal protein L5, translating to MSQLKEMYEKDIVPKLIDRFNYKNIMQVPKLEKIVLNMGLGEAIHNVKLIDSAADEMMMIAGQRPVVTRAKKSIAAFKLREGMPIGCRVTLRHTRMFDFLNKLVNSALPRVRDFRGISGKAFDGRGNYSLGIREHIIFPEIDYDKIDNIKGMNVTIVTTAQTDEEGEALLRLFGMPFKN from the coding sequence ATGTCGCAGTTAAAAGAGATGTATGAAAAGGATATCGTTCCCAAGCTGATCGACAGGTTCAATTACAAGAATATCATGCAGGTGCCGAAGCTTGAAAAAATTGTGTTGAACATGGGGCTGGGAGAGGCGATCCATAATGTCAAACTGATTGATTCGGCCGCAGATGAGATGATGATGATCGCGGGACAGCGACCGGTTGTCACCCGTGCGAAGAAATCCATTGCAGCGTTCAAACTCCGGGAGGGAATGCCCATCGGATGCCGGGTGACGCTCCGGCACACACGCATGTTCGATTTCCTGAATAAACTGGTGAACAGCGCGCTTCCCCGCGTAAGGGACTTCCGGGGTATTTCCGGAAAAGCCTTTGACGGGAGAGGAAATTACTCCCTGGGCATCCGTGAGCATATTATTTTCCCTGAAATCGATTATGATAAAATTGATAATATCAAGGGGATGAACGTGACCATTGTGACAACTGCGCAGACGGATGAAGAAGGCGAAGCGCTGCTTAGGCTGTTTGGTATGCCGTTTAAAAACTAA
- the rpsC gene encoding 30S ribosomal protein S3 codes for MGQKVNPIGLRLGIVKTWESRWYAGKKYADYILEDHNIRKFIKKKLYHAGISKIEIERSSKRVRLRIYTARPGIVIGRKGVEIEALKKDLEKMMTQEILIDIQEVRKPEIDAQLLAENVALQIERRVAFRRAMKRGVSTAMRFGAKGVKIICAGRLGGAEMARTEWYREGRVPLHTLRADIDYGFIEARTTYGIIGVKVFIFKGEILKKDALLQAGSK; via the coding sequence TTGGGCCAGAAGGTAAACCCCATAGGATTAAGACTCGGTATTGTTAAGACATGGGAGTCCCGCTGGTACGCGGGGAAAAAATATGCGGATTATATTTTAGAGGATCATAACATCCGCAAATTTATTAAGAAAAAACTCTACCATGCAGGTATCTCCAAAATTGAGATTGAGAGATCTTCCAAGCGGGTCAGACTCCGAATTTACACTGCCAGACCGGGAATCGTGATCGGAAGAAAAGGTGTCGAAATTGAGGCGCTGAAAAAAGATCTCGAAAAGATGATGACACAGGAAATTCTGATCGACATCCAGGAGGTTCGGAAGCCGGAGATTGACGCCCAGTTGCTGGCTGAAAACGTCGCGCTTCAGATTGAGCGTCGCGTTGCCTTCCGCCGTGCCATGAAGCGGGGGGTCTCCACAGCCATGAGATTCGGTGCCAAAGGGGTGAAGATTATCTGTGCAGGCAGGCTGGGCGGCGCTGAGATGGCGAGAACGGAATGGTATCGTGAGGGTCGGGTTCCCCTGCACACACTGAGGGCGGATATCGACTATGGGTTCATCGAGGCCCGGACGACTTACGGCATTATTGGCGTCAAAGTCTTCATCTTCAAGGGTGAGATATTGAAAAAGGATGCCTTGCTCCAGGCTGGCAGCAAGTAA
- the rpmC gene encoding 50S ribosomal protein L29 → MKASEIRELSLEEMHRKVADLKEELFNLRFQHGIGQLENPQKMPQAKRDIARLKTIIREFELKDDTDK, encoded by the coding sequence ATGAAGGCAAGCGAAATCAGAGAACTCAGTCTGGAAGAGATGCACCGGAAAGTGGCGGATCTCAAAGAGGAATTGTTTAACCTGCGCTTTCAGCACGGTATCGGCCAACTGGAGAATCCCCAGAAGATGCCCCAGGCCAAACGTGATATCGCCAGGTTAAAGACCATAATCAGAGAGTTTGAATTAAAAGACGATACAGATAAATAG
- the rpsG gene encoding 30S ribosomal protein S7, whose product MPRRREVPERPIIPDPKYGSKLVSKFMKSIMRDGKKSTAEKILYRAFDLMEERSKDNPLKVFETAVENVRPLIEVKSRRVGGSTYQVPTEIRPSRRTALAIRWVIDFSRKRSEKGLANKLAAELLDASNNRGSSVKKKEDTHKMAEANKAFAHFRW is encoded by the coding sequence ATGCCGAGAAGAAGAGAGGTTCCTGAACGCCCGATAATTCCTGATCCGAAGTATGGCAGCAAGCTTGTGTCGAAGTTCATGAAGTCTATCATGCGGGATGGCAAAAAGAGTACGGCGGAAAAGATTTTGTACCGGGCCTTTGATCTGATGGAAGAGAGATCAAAGGATAATCCGCTGAAGGTTTTTGAGACTGCGGTTGAAAATGTACGGCCTCTGATTGAGGTGAAGTCCCGGCGTGTCGGGGGGTCTACCTATCAGGTTCCCACAGAGATACGGCCTTCACGCCGGACCGCGCTGGCGATTCGCTGGGTGATAGATTTCTCGCGGAAAAGGTCTGAAAAGGGACTGGCCAACAAGCTGGCCGCCGAGTTGCTGGATGCTTCAAACAACCGGGGATCTTCTGTCAAGAAAAAAGAGGATACGCACAAGATGGCCGAAGCCAACAAGGCGTTTGCGCATTTTCGCTGGTAA
- the rpsJ gene encoding 30S ribosomal protein S10 — protein MIMNTKIRIRLKAYDHKLLDQSAADIVDTANKTGAKVVGPIPLPTKINKYCVLRSPHIDKKSREQFEMRTHKRLLDILEPTQQTVDALMKLDLSPGVDVEIKL, from the coding sequence ATGATAATGAATACGAAGATCAGGATCAGGCTTAAGGCCTATGACCACAAGCTTCTGGATCAGTCAGCAGCTGATATTGTGGATACGGCCAACAAGACCGGGGCAAAGGTTGTCGGCCCCATTCCGCTTCCGACGAAGATCAATAAATACTGTGTTCTGAGGTCTCCCCACATTGACAAGAAGTCTCGTGAGCAGTTTGAGATGCGTACACACAAGCGGCTTTTGGATATTTTGGAGCCAACTCAGCAGACGGTCGATGCGTTGATGAAGCTGGACCTTTCTCCGGGCGTGGATGTGGAGATAAAACTGTAG
- the rplD gene encoding 50S ribosomal protein L4, with translation MAVVDVFNTNGETVSQMELPDEIFNVSVKPSVLHAVVTMQLASRRSGTASVKRRGDVKGSTRKLFRQKGTGRARRGDIKSPLLRGGGVAFGPSPRSYAYKVPKKVRRLALKMALSSKLQENELVVLDRMELEGIKTKAFARVMDTLDRRNTLLIIGEKDEKIELSSRNLPDIKVLRSEGLNVYDILKYKNIVLLEPAVKAIEGRLSA, from the coding sequence ATGGCTGTCGTAGATGTTTTTAATACAAATGGGGAAACGGTTTCTCAGATGGAGCTCCCCGACGAAATATTCAATGTTTCGGTGAAGCCGAGTGTTCTGCACGCGGTGGTGACCATGCAGTTGGCCAGCAGGCGGTCGGGGACAGCATCTGTAAAGCGGCGCGGTGACGTGAAAGGAAGCACGAGAAAGCTTTTCCGTCAGAAGGGTACCGGGCGGGCACGCCGGGGCGACATAAAATCACCGCTGCTGAGAGGGGGCGGGGTTGCTTTCGGTCCGTCTCCGAGATCCTACGCATACAAGGTTCCCAAGAAAGTCCGGAGACTGGCGCTGAAGATGGCGCTGAGCAGCAAGTTACAGGAAAATGAGCTTGTTGTTCTGGATCGGATGGAGCTTGAAGGGATTAAAACCAAGGCGTTTGCCCGGGTAATGGACACTCTGGACCGGCGGAACACATTGCTGATTATCGGGGAGAAGGACGAAAAGATAGAGCTGTCTTCGCGGAACCTTCCCGATATCAAAGTGCTGAGGAGTGAAGGCCTGAACGTGTATGATATTCTCAAATACAAGAATATTGTGCTGCTTGAGCCTGCTGTGAAGGCCATTGAAGGGAGGCTGTCCGCATGA
- the rpsS gene encoding 30S ribosomal protein S19, whose translation MPRSLKKGPYIDLKLLKKVMSAQESRSGNKVIKTWSRRSTIIPEMVGVTLAVHNGKKFIPVFVTENMVGHKLGEFSPTRTYYGHAGDKKSKLKK comes from the coding sequence ATGCCACGGTCGTTGAAAAAGGGTCCGTACATTGACCTGAAATTACTTAAGAAAGTAATGTCAGCCCAGGAAAGTCGGAGCGGCAACAAAGTCATCAAGACATGGTCCAGACGGTCGACAATCATTCCTGAGATGGTCGGTGTCACGCTGGCGGTTCACAATGGGAAGAAGTTTATCCCGGTGTTTGTGACAGAAAATATGGTCGGCCATAAGCTGGGTGAGTTTTCGCCCACGCGGACATATTATGGGCATGCCGGAGATAAGAAATCGAAACTGAAGAAGTAA
- the rpsL gene encoding 30S ribosomal protein S12, with the protein MPTINQLVRKGRTRARKKTNTPALKGAPQKRGVCTRVYTSTPKKPNSALRKVARVRLTTGIEVTAYIPGIGHNLQEHSVVLVRGGRVKDLPGVRYHIVRGTLDTLGVEDRKQGRSKYGAKKPK; encoded by the coding sequence ATGCCGACCATCAACCAGTTAGTTCGAAAAGGTAGGACAAGAGCAAGAAAGAAAACCAATACGCCGGCCCTGAAAGGGGCACCTCAGAAGCGGGGCGTGTGTACGCGCGTGTATACCTCAACGCCGAAGAAGCCCAACTCGGCCCTGCGGAAGGTGGCAAGGGTGCGGCTGACAACGGGTATTGAGGTGACAGCCTATATCCCCGGCATCGGCCATAACCTTCAGGAGCATTCGGTGGTTTTGGTTCGCGGCGGTCGTGTAAAAGATCTGCCCGGTGTGAGATATCATATTGTGAGAGGTACACTTGACACCCTCGGTGTGGAAGACCGGAAGCAGGGTCGGTCAAAGTACGGTGCCAAGAAACCCAAATAG
- the rplP gene encoding 50S ribosomal protein L16, producing MLSPKKVKFRKQQKGRMRGIARRGSDLSFGEFGLQALECGTISSKQIEAARIAMTRHVKRGGKMWIRIFPDKPFTKKPAEVRMGKGKGAPEGWVAVIRPGRILYEMQGIPIELAREAFRLAAHKLPVKTRFVERSMM from the coding sequence ATGCTGAGTCCCAAAAAGGTTAAATTCCGAAAGCAGCAGAAGGGGCGAATGCGGGGGATAGCCCGCCGGGGGAGCGATCTGAGTTTCGGAGAATTCGGTTTACAGGCACTTGAGTGCGGTACCATTTCCTCCAAACAGATTGAAGCCGCCCGTATCGCCATGACCCGCCATGTAAAGAGAGGCGGGAAAATGTGGATCCGAATTTTTCCGGATAAACCCTTCACCAAAAAGCCTGCTGAGGTTCGGATGGGTAAGGGTAAGGGCGCGCCCGAAGGATGGGTCGCCGTGATACGTCCGGGCAGAATTCTCTACGAGATGCAGGGTATCCCGATTGAACTGGCACGGGAGGCCTTCCGGCTTGCTGCACATAAACTGCCTGTCAAAACGAGATTTGTTGAGAGGAGTATGATGTGA
- the rplN gene encoding 50S ribosomal protein L14: MIQAESRLTVADNSGAKVLYCIKVLGGSRRRYASIGDVIVVSVKEAIPNAKVKKGDVLKAVVVRTKKEIRRQDGSYIRFDDNSAVLINANKEPVGTRIFGPVARELRAKRFMKIISLAPEVL, translated from the coding sequence ATGATTCAGGCGGAGTCTAGACTGACGGTGGCAGACAATTCGGGGGCAAAAGTTCTGTATTGCATCAAGGTCCTCGGCGGGTCCAGAAGGCGGTATGCAAGCATCGGCGATGTCATTGTGGTGAGCGTCAAAGAGGCAATACCCAACGCCAAGGTCAAAAAAGGGGATGTGCTCAAGGCTGTCGTGGTGAGGACCAAAAAGGAAATCCGGCGGCAGGACGGATCTTACATCCGGTTTGACGACAACTCGGCGGTGCTGATCAATGCCAACAAAGAGCCTGTCGGAACCCGTATTTTCGGACCTGTGGCGAGAGAATTACGGGCCAAACGATTTATGAAGATTATTTCGCTGGCTCCGGAGGTTTTGTAG
- the rplW gene encoding 50S ribosomal protein L23: protein MNYFDIIKRPLVTEKTTIQKEMYNQFSFEVDRRANRIEIRKAVEKIFNVRVAAVRTVQVKGKVKQRGRIVGKRKDWKKAMVTLMPGERIESFEGV, encoded by the coding sequence ATGAACTATTTTGATATAATAAAGCGGCCTCTGGTGACGGAAAAAACGACCATTCAGAAGGAAATGTACAACCAGTTCTCCTTTGAGGTCGATCGCCGGGCAAACCGGATTGAGATCCGAAAGGCTGTTGAGAAAATTTTTAATGTCCGGGTGGCTGCCGTACGGACCGTACAGGTCAAGGGGAAGGTCAAGCAGCGCGGCAGGATAGTCGGAAAACGCAAAGACTGGAAAAAGGCGATGGTAACGCTGATGCCCGGTGAGCGTATTGAATCTTTTGAAGGTGTTTAA